One window of the Maylandia zebra isolate NMK-2024a linkage group LG19, Mzebra_GT3a, whole genome shotgun sequence genome contains the following:
- the ap4s1 gene encoding AP-4 complex subunit sigma-1 isoform X4, whose amino-acid sequence MIKFVLMVNRQGQTRLSRYYHSVELSRRAALEADVVRYCLSRKKDQCSFVEYKDFKLVYRQYAALYIVVGITDSENELSIYELVHNFVEVLDKYFSRIMFNLDRVHIILDEMIQNGHIVETNKSRILAPLTTIDKMVDS is encoded by the exons ATGATCAAGTTCGTGCTAATGGTGAACCGACAGGGTCAGACCAGGCTGTCCAGGTATTATCACTCTGTGGAGCTGAGCAGAAGAGCAGCTCTTGAGGCCGATGTAGTACGCTACTGCCTGAGCCGCAAGAAAGATCAG TGTTCCTTTGTGGAGTACAAAGACTTTAAATTGGTTTACCGCCAGTATGCTGCTCTGTATATCGTGGTGGGCATCACAGACAGTGAG AATGAGCTGTCCATCTACGAGCTGGTTCATAACTTTGTGGAGGTCTTGGATAAATACTTCAGCCGG ATAATGTTCAATCTGGATCGAGTTCATATCATCCTGGATGAGATGATCCAGAACGGACACATTGTGGAAACAAACAAGAGCCGCATCCTCGCACCCCTCACCACTATTGACAAGATGGTGGACAGCTAA
- the ap4s1 gene encoding AP-4 complex subunit sigma-1 isoform X1, with translation MIKFVLMVNRQGQTRLSRYYHSVELSRRAALEADVVRYCLSRKKDQCSFVEYKDFKLVYRQYAALYIVVGITDSENELSIYELVHNFVEVLDKYFSRVSNVHFSLQSELDIMFNLDRVHIILDEMIQNGHIVETNKSRILAPLTTIDKMVDS, from the exons ATGATCAAGTTCGTGCTAATGGTGAACCGACAGGGTCAGACCAGGCTGTCCAGGTATTATCACTCTGTGGAGCTGAGCAGAAGAGCAGCTCTTGAGGCCGATGTAGTACGCTACTGCCTGAGCCGCAAGAAAGATCAG TGTTCCTTTGTGGAGTACAAAGACTTTAAATTGGTTTACCGCCAGTATGCTGCTCTGTATATCGTGGTGGGCATCACAGACAGTGAG AATGAGCTGTCCATCTACGAGCTGGTTCATAACTTTGTGGAGGTCTTGGATAAATACTTCAGCCGGGTG TCTAATGTGCATTTCTCCCTACAGAGTGAACTGGAT ATAATGTTCAATCTGGATCGAGTTCATATCATCCTGGATGAGATGATCCAGAACGGACACATTGTGGAAACAAACAAGAGCCGCATCCTCGCACCCCTCACCACTATTGACAAGATGGTGGACAGCTAA
- the ap4s1 gene encoding AP-4 complex subunit sigma-1 isoform X2, translated as MIKFVLMVNRQGQTRLSRYYHSVELSRRAALEADVVRYCLSRKKDQCSFVEYKDFKLVYRQYAALYIVVGITDSENELSIYELVHNFVEVLDKYFSRVSELDIMFNLDRVHIILDEMIQNGHIVETNKSRILAPLTTIDKMVDS; from the exons ATGATCAAGTTCGTGCTAATGGTGAACCGACAGGGTCAGACCAGGCTGTCCAGGTATTATCACTCTGTGGAGCTGAGCAGAAGAGCAGCTCTTGAGGCCGATGTAGTACGCTACTGCCTGAGCCGCAAGAAAGATCAG TGTTCCTTTGTGGAGTACAAAGACTTTAAATTGGTTTACCGCCAGTATGCTGCTCTGTATATCGTGGTGGGCATCACAGACAGTGAG AATGAGCTGTCCATCTACGAGCTGGTTCATAACTTTGTGGAGGTCTTGGATAAATACTTCAGCCGGGTG AGTGAACTGGAT ATAATGTTCAATCTGGATCGAGTTCATATCATCCTGGATGAGATGATCCAGAACGGACACATTGTGGAAACAAACAAGAGCCGCATCCTCGCACCCCTCACCACTATTGACAAGATGGTGGACAGCTAA
- the ap4s1 gene encoding AP-4 complex subunit sigma-1 isoform X3, with product MIKFVLMVNRQGQTRLSRYYHSVELSRRAALEADVVRYCLSRKKDQCSFVEYKDFKLVYRQYAALYIVVGITDSENELSIYELVHNFVEVLDKYFSRVIMFNLDRVHIILDEMIQNGHIVETNKSRILAPLTTIDKMVDS from the exons ATGATCAAGTTCGTGCTAATGGTGAACCGACAGGGTCAGACCAGGCTGTCCAGGTATTATCACTCTGTGGAGCTGAGCAGAAGAGCAGCTCTTGAGGCCGATGTAGTACGCTACTGCCTGAGCCGCAAGAAAGATCAG TGTTCCTTTGTGGAGTACAAAGACTTTAAATTGGTTTACCGCCAGTATGCTGCTCTGTATATCGTGGTGGGCATCACAGACAGTGAG AATGAGCTGTCCATCTACGAGCTGGTTCATAACTTTGTGGAGGTCTTGGATAAATACTTCAGCCGGGTG ATAATGTTCAATCTGGATCGAGTTCATATCATCCTGGATGAGATGATCCAGAACGGACACATTGTGGAAACAAACAAGAGCCGCATCCTCGCACCCCTCACCACTATTGACAAGATGGTGGACAGCTAA